The Streptomyces cyaneogriseus subsp. noncyanogenus region TCGACATCGACGTGGAGTTCGGGCAGTTCCCGCTCGGCGACTCCAACTACCCGATCAGCCCCAAGCTGAAGATCACCAACAACACGCGGACCACGCTGCCCGGCGGCACGGAGTTCCGCTTCGACTACGGCACCTCCGCACCCGGCAACGCCAAGGACCAGTCCGGCTGGGGCACTTCGGTGATCCGCAGCGACCACACCGGGAACAACGTGGGCGGTCTGAAGGGTGACTACCACCGGGCGTCGCTGAAGCTGCCGGCCTGGCAGTCCCTGCCGCCGGGAGCGTCGGCCGAGGTGGACTTCGTGTACTACCTGCCGGTGTCGACGCCGTCGAACTGGACGGTGACCTTCGGCGGGCAGACCTACGGCCTCAAGGGCGATCTGGCGCGCGGCACCACCGTGGTGGACCCCGGCACGCCCACGCCCACCCCGACGCCGACGCCGACGCCGACGGGCACCTCCTCCCCGAGCCCGTCGCCCACCCCGTCCCCGACCGGCGGCACCGGCGCGTGCACGGCTCCGGCGTGGAACCCGGGCACGGCGTACGGCGGCGGCAGCACCGTGTCCCACCAGGGGCACTCGTGGAAGGCCAAGTGGTGGACGAAGGGCGAGGAGCCCGGAACCACCGGCCAATGGGGGGTGTGGCAGGACCTCGGTGCCTGCTGACGCCCTGACCGGACCGGCCCGGCGGCGGTGACGACGGCCCTTGCCCGCCGCCGGGCCCACCAGCGCGGCGGCCCCGGCGGGGCCGTCCGCGCGTACGCCGCGGTTCACCGCGCCCGGATGCGTTCCGGGCGCGGTGTCGTGTCCGGCGGCCCGTCCGGTGCTCACCGGCGCAGGGCGTGACGCCGGGGAGCCCTTCGCGCCGGGCGGGCCTCCGCCGGCCGCTCCCGGCCCGCGCTGCCGGACGGTCCCGCTGGCGGCCGGTCCGGCTGTCGACCGGTCCGGCTGTCGACCGATCCGGCTAGCGGCCGGGGGGCGCGAACAGCTCGTCCTGCGCCCGGTCCCGCGCCGTGAGCAGCGCCCCGCGCAGCACGGCGCCGCCGCCCAGAGCGCCCGGCCGCACCTCGGTGGGCAGCGGCGACATACGCGCCAGGCGGTCCCGGACCCGGGCGGCGAGCGTGTCCCCGCCCGCGCGGCCGACCTCGCCGGCCAGCACCACGCATCCGGGGTCCAGCACGGAGACGACGGCGGCGGCGCCCAGGGAGACCCGCTCGGCGAGGGCGTCGAGGAAGCGGGCGGCGGCCGGTTCGCGGTCCGCCGCGCGCGCGGCCCCCCGTACCAGCGCCGCCGCCTGCGGCTCGTGCGCGGCGGCCGGGGCCGCGAACCCGTGCGCCGCCGCCAGCGCGACGACGGCGGACGCCCCGGCCAGGGAGTGGAAACCGCCGTCGCAGTCGGTGGCCGACGGCAGGCCCGCCGTGCCCGGCACCGGCAGGAAGCCGATCTCGCCCGCACCGCCGGAGGCGCCCCGGCGCAGGGTGCCGTCCAGGACGACCGCGGCGCCGATGCCCATGCCCAGCCAGAGCAGCACGAAGGTGTCCCGGTCGCGGGCCGCCCCCTCGCGCTGCTCGGCCAGGGCGGCGAGGTTGGTCTCGTTCTCCACGCTGACCCGCGCCTCGGGGAACCGCTCCTGCACGGCGGCCACCAGCCGGCGGTGCCAGGCGGGCAGTCCGGAGGAGACGCGCAGCTCACCGCTGGCGGGGTCGATGAGGCCCGGCGCGCCGATGCCGACGGTGTGCGGGCGGTCGGCCCCCGCTTCCTTGGCCACGCGCTCGACCAGACCCACCGCCTGCTCGACCGCGGCTCCCGTCCCCATGCCCCCGCCGATCGGCGCGGACGCCTCGGCCAGCACCCGGCCGAGCAGGTCGGACACGAGCACGGAGACGCCCTCGGTACGCACGTCGAGCGCGGCCAGGTACGCCCGGTCGGCGACGATGCCGTACAGCTTCGCGTTGGGTCCCCGGCGCTGTTCGCCGGACTCCCCGACCACCTCGACGAGGCCGCAGGCGGTGAGGCGTTCGACGAGGTCGGCGACGGTGGGCCGGGACAGGCCGGTGAGCTGTTTGAGCTGCCCCGCCGTCAGCGGGCCCTCCTGCTGGAGAAGGCGCAGAGCGAGCCGGTCGTTGATGGCCCGGGCGGTGCTCGGGGATGCGGGCATGCCGGGATCCTTCCAGATCGGCCGGGGCCGCGGTGGCGGCGGCCGGTAAATCCCCTATCCATCAGGAAGGGTTCCTGATAGTTTACGCGGCGCAGCGGGGGCGGACACACCGGAAGGGCCCGAGAATGAGTGCAGTGGTATACGCGCAACGAGACGTCAGGCGGGCCCGGTACGCCGTGGCCGCCGTCTTCGCCGCGCACGGCGCCGTCACCGGCTCCTTCGCCACCCGCGTCCCGTGGATCCAGGACCACGCCGGGGTCAGCGCCGGCCAGCTGGGGCTCGCCCTGGCGTTCCCGGCGCTCGGCGCCTCCGTCGCGATGCCGCTGGCCGGCCGCATCACCCACCGCTTCGGGGCCCGCGGCGCCCTGCGCGGCCTGATGGCGCTGTGGTCCCTGTCGCTGGTGCTGCCCTCGTTCGCCCCCGGCCTGCTCACCCTCTGCCTGGCTCTGTTCGCCTACGGCGCCACGGCGGGCATGGCGGACGTGGCGATGAACGCGCTCGGCGTGGAGGTGGAGAACCGGCTCGGGAAGTCGATCATGTCCGGGCTGCACGGCATGTGGAGCGCGGGCGCCCTGGTCGGCTCGGCGGCCGGCACCCTCGCCGCCCACCTGGGCGCGGACGCCCGCCTGCACCACGTCCTGGCCGCGGCCGTGCTGACCGTACTGGGCGTGACCGCCTGCTCCTGGGTGCTGGACCTGAAGCCCGCCGAGGACGAGGACCCGCCGCCGCGGTTCGCGCTGCCGCCGCGCTCGGCGCTGCTGATCGGCGCGGTCGGCTTCTGCGCGGTCTTCGCCGAGGGCGCGAGCCTGGACTGGTCGGCGGTCTACCTGGAGGACCAGCTCAAGACGTCGGCCGGTCTCGCCGCCGCGTGCACCACCGGCTTCACCCTCACCATGGCCGTGGCCCGGATCGCCGGCGACCGGGTGGTGGACCGCTTCGGGGCCGTGCGCACGGTCCGCTCCGGCGGCGTGCTGGCCGCCCTCGGCGGACTGCTCGTCGTCCTCGCGGCCCATCCGGCGGTGGCGATGGGAGGGTTCGCCCTGATGGGGCTCGGCATCGCGGTCGTCGTGCCGCTGTGCTTCGCCGCGGCGGGCCGCAGCGGCCCCAATCCCAGCCAGGCCATCGCGGGTGTGGCCACCATCACCTACACCTCGGGGCTGGTCGCGCCGAGCGCCATCGGCACCCTGGCCCAGGCGACCAGCCTGGTGGTGTCGTTCGTGCTGGTGACCGTGTTGTCCTCCGGCCTGGCGGCGTTCGCGGGGGTGCTGCGGACGGGCGACCGCGACCGCCCGACGATCACCCGGCCGGACGCGGCGGTTCCCGGCCCGCGGCCCTGAGGGCGCCGCTCCACGGCGCCGGGCGCGGCGTCCCGGAAGCTCCCGCCGGGTACGGGAGGGGGTGCCGCGTGCGTCCGACGGCGTGCGCCACGGGCCGGGTCCTCGCCCCGAGCCTGCGCCCAGGTGTGCGAAGCATGCCCGGCGAGCCCTGACAATGGGACCGGATCTGCACAAACGACGAAAGCGACACCCCCATGGATCTCGGCGTCCGCTGGAAACTTCACGGCGACGGACGCACCCCCGCCCCCGGAGCGGTGGTCCGACCCGACGAACGGCTCTCCTGGCCGCGCACGGCCGGGCTGGGTGCCCAGCACGTGGTGGCCATGTTCGGGGCGTCCTTCGTCGCTCCGGTCCTGATGGGCCTGGACCCCAACCTGGCGATCATGATGTCGGGCGTCGCGACCGTCGTCTTCCTGCTCGCCACCCGCGGCCGGGTGCCCAGCTACCTGGGCTGTTCCCTCTCCTTCGTCGGAGTCGCCGCGGTGATCCGCGCCCAGGGCGGCACCAGCGCCACGGTCACCGGCGCGGTCCTCGTCGTGGGCGTGGCGCTGTTCCTGGTGGGGCTGGCCGTGCAGCGTTTCGGGGCGCGGATCATCCATGCCGCGATGCCGCCGATCGTCACCGGCGCGGTCGTCATGCTGATCGGTTTCAACCTGGCGCCGGTCACCGCCTCCACCTACTGGCCGCAGGACCAGTGGACGGCGCTGCTGGTGATGCTGTTCACCGGTCTGGCCGTGGTCTGCCTGCGCGGCTTCTGGTCCCGCATCGCGATCTTCCTCGGCCTGGTCTTCGGCTACGCCGTCTCCTGGGTCTTCGACCGCGTCTTCGGCCGTATCCACTCCGTGGACGGCAGCGGCAAGGTCACCGACCACTGGCGGCTGGACTTCTCGGCCGTCGGCCAGGCCGACTGGATCGGCCTGCCCTCCTTCCACGGGCCGGCCTTCCAGTGGTCGGCGATCCTGGTCGCCCTGCCGGTGGTGATCGCGCTGGTCGCCGAGAACGCCGGGCACGTCAAGGCCGTGGGCGAGATGACCGGCGACCCGCTCGACGACAAGCTCGGCACGGCGATCTCCGCCGACGGCGTCGGCTCGATCCTGTCCACCGCGGTCGGCGGCCCGCCCACCACGACCTACTCCGAGAACATCGGCGTGATGGCCGCGACCCGCGTCTACTCGACCGCCGCGTACTGGGCCGCCGCCGGCTTCGCGCTGCTGTTCGGCCTCTGCCCGAAGTTCGGCGCGGTCGTGGCCGCGATCCCGGGCGCCGTCCTCGGCGGCATCACCGTCATCCTGTACGGCATGATCGGCCTGCTCGGCGCGCAGATCTGGATCAACGCCAAGGTGGATCTGCGCAACCCGCTCAACCTGGTGCCGGCCGCCGCGGGCATCATCATCGGCGTCGGCAACGTCAGCCTGAAGTTCACCGACAACTTCTCCCTCAGCGGCATCGCGCTGGGCACCCTCGTCGTCATCACCGGCTACCACGCGCTGCGCCTCTTCGCCCCCGCGCACCTCAAGACGCAGGAACCGCTGCTGGACGAGGGAACGTCGTCCTACGACGCGGAGGCCGGCCCCGACGGTCCGGTCGAGGACGGCTCCCGGCGCGCCACGTCGTAGGCGCCGGCGCGCGGCCGGCCGCCGGGTACGGAGCCGGACACGTCAGGTCCCCCCGCGCGGCGGTCGCGTTCCCCCGTTCCGGGGAAGCGCGCCGCCCGCCGGTGCCCCGGCCCGGCCGGAGCTGCCACGCTGCCCCCATGGCGCACTGCGAGCACGTCCTCACCGCCGCCGGCCCGGTCGACACCGTCCTGGCCCGGATGCGCTCCCTCGGCGCGGCCCTGCCCGCCGGGGACGGGGTCGCGGTCTTCAACCGCGTCTATCTCGCCGTCACCGAGGCGGTCGACCGGCACATCGACGCGGGGCGTTTCCCCGACGCCCGGGCCGCGACCGCGCTGGACGTGCGGTTCGCCGAGCGGTATCTGGACGCCGTCGGGACGGCCGCGGCCGGACGGCGTCCACCGGCCTGCTGGCGGCCCCTGTTCCAGTTCCGCCGCCATCCCGGCGTACGGCCCCTTCAGTTCGCCCTCGCGGGCGTCAACGCGCACATCGGGCACGATCTGGCGCTCGCCGTGGTGGACACCTGCCGTGCGCTCGGCTGCGAACCCGTCGATCTTGAGGACGAGTTCGACCGGGTGGGCGATCTCCTCGTCGCGCTGGAGGAGCGCGTCCGCGAGGATCTGATGCCGGGCCCCGACCTTCTCCAGATCGCCGATCCGCTCACGCATCTGCTCGCCTCCTGGAGCCTGGAGCGGGCCCGCGACGCCGCCTGGGCGGCGGCCCGGGCGCTGTGGGCGCTGCGCGGTCTGCCCGACGTGGCCGGCGCGTTCACCGAGCGGCTCGATGCGGCGGTGGGCTTCGCGGGGCGCATGCTGCTCACGCCGCTGCCCCGCTGATCCGGCCATCTCCCCCGCCATCGCCGTAAATCGTGCCGTCCGTCGCGATACGTTGACGGCTTCGGGCACCCGACGGCGAAGGAGCAACGCATGGCGACCCGGCTCGGACTCGGTCTTCCCCAGATGCGCCAGTACGACCTCGGCAAGGATGTCCCCGACGTGGCCCGCGCCGCGGAACGCACCGGCTACGAGAGTCTGTGGGTCTTCGAGCGGGCCCTGTTCCCCGAGCCCGCCACCCAGGGGCTGTACGGCATCGAGGGCCTGCCCTGGCCCGACACGTACCGGAACGTGGCCGACCCGCTGGTGACGCTGACGCTGGCCGCCGCAGCCACCGAGCGGGCCCTGCTGGGCACCAGCGTGCTGGTCGCCCCGCTGCACGTGCCGTTCCAGTTGGCCAAGGCGCTGGCCTCGCTCGACGCCGCGAGCGGCGGCCGGGTGCTCGCCGGTTTCGGCACCGGCTGGTCCCTCGACGAGTACGCGGCGGCGTCGGTGCGGCCGTTCGAGGAGCGCGGCCGGGTGCTGGACGAGCTGATCGAGGTGTGCCGGGCGGTCTGGGGCCCGGACCCGGTGGTGTACGACGGGCGTCTGACGAAGATCGCCTCCGCCGTGGTCGGGCCCAAGCCGGCCCGGCCCATCCCGATCCTGCTGGCCGCGAGCGGTCCCAGGGCCCGGCGGCGCCTCGTCGACCACGCGGACGGCTGGCTGCCGGTGGGCATGGGAGCCGACGCCGTCGCCGCGCAGTGGCGCGAGCTGCGGGAGCTGGCGGACGAGCGCGGCCGCACCGAGCCGATCCGGACGGTGCTGCGGATCAACGCGCAGTACCAGGCGAAGGCGTACGACGGTGACGGGCGCCGCCCCTTCCAGGGCAGCGTCGACCAGATCGTGGAGGACCTGGCCGCCCACGCCGAGATCGGGCTCGACGAGATCCTGCTCGACCTCCAGGGCTCCGCGCGGGACGCCGAGGAGCTGAAGGACATCGCCGCCATGGTGTACGAGAAGGCGCGGGCGGCCGGGATCTGACACGCGGGTCCGTGCTCCCCCGCCCCTCCCCGGGGCCGCGCCGTCGGCGTGGGCCCCGGGGAGGGCGGGCGGCGGGTCAGTCCTCCGGGAGCTCGACCGGCGCGATCTCGTCGTACACGTCGCCGGGGCCGGGGTTGGACGGGTCCGTCTCGCCGCCGAAGTGGTGCATGACGCCCCAGACCGCGTTCAGCGCGGTCTGGACGGCGCCCTCGGCCCAGCCGGCCGTCCAGGAGATGTCGTCGCCGGCGAGGAAGATGCCCCGCTTGTCCTCGG contains the following coding sequences:
- a CDS encoding ROK family transcriptional regulator; translated protein: MPASPSTARAINDRLALRLLQQEGPLTAGQLKQLTGLSRPTVADLVERLTACGLVEVVGESGEQRRGPNAKLYGIVADRAYLAALDVRTEGVSVLVSDLLGRVLAEASAPIGGGMGTGAAVEQAVGLVERVAKEAGADRPHTVGIGAPGLIDPASGELRVSSGLPAWHRRLVAAVQERFPEARVSVENETNLAALAEQREGAARDRDTFVLLWLGMGIGAAVVLDGTLRRGASGGAGEIGFLPVPGTAGLPSATDCDGGFHSLAGASAVVALAAAHGFAAPAAAHEPQAAALVRGAARAADREPAAARFLDALAERVSLGAAAVVSVLDPGCVVLAGEVGRAGGDTLAARVRDRLARMSPLPTEVRPGALGGGAVLRGALLTARDRAQDELFAPPGR
- a CDS encoding MFS transporter, with protein sequence MSAVVYAQRDVRRARYAVAAVFAAHGAVTGSFATRVPWIQDHAGVSAGQLGLALAFPALGASVAMPLAGRITHRFGARGALRGLMALWSLSLVLPSFAPGLLTLCLALFAYGATAGMADVAMNALGVEVENRLGKSIMSGLHGMWSAGALVGSAAGTLAAHLGADARLHHVLAAAVLTVLGVTACSWVLDLKPAEDEDPPPRFALPPRSALLIGAVGFCAVFAEGASLDWSAVYLEDQLKTSAGLAAACTTGFTLTMAVARIAGDRVVDRFGAVRTVRSGGVLAALGGLLVVLAAHPAVAMGGFALMGLGIAVVVPLCFAAAGRSGPNPSQAIAGVATITYTSGLVAPSAIGTLAQATSLVVSFVLVTVLSSGLAAFAGVLRTGDRDRPTITRPDAAVPGPRP
- a CDS encoding uracil-xanthine permease family protein translates to MDLGVRWKLHGDGRTPAPGAVVRPDERLSWPRTAGLGAQHVVAMFGASFVAPVLMGLDPNLAIMMSGVATVVFLLATRGRVPSYLGCSLSFVGVAAVIRAQGGTSATVTGAVLVVGVALFLVGLAVQRFGARIIHAAMPPIVTGAVVMLIGFNLAPVTASTYWPQDQWTALLVMLFTGLAVVCLRGFWSRIAIFLGLVFGYAVSWVFDRVFGRIHSVDGSGKVTDHWRLDFSAVGQADWIGLPSFHGPAFQWSAILVALPVVIALVAENAGHVKAVGEMTGDPLDDKLGTAISADGVGSILSTAVGGPPTTTYSENIGVMAATRVYSTAAYWAAAGFALLFGLCPKFGAVVAAIPGAVLGGITVILYGMIGLLGAQIWINAKVDLRNPLNLVPAAAGIIIGVGNVSLKFTDNFSLSGIALGTLVVITGYHALRLFAPAHLKTQEPLLDEGTSSYDAEAGPDGPVEDGSRRATS
- a CDS encoding DUF5995 family protein, which translates into the protein MAHCEHVLTAAGPVDTVLARMRSLGAALPAGDGVAVFNRVYLAVTEAVDRHIDAGRFPDARAATALDVRFAERYLDAVGTAAAGRRPPACWRPLFQFRRHPGVRPLQFALAGVNAHIGHDLALAVVDTCRALGCEPVDLEDEFDRVGDLLVALEERVREDLMPGPDLLQIADPLTHLLASWSLERARDAAWAAARALWALRGLPDVAGAFTERLDAAVGFAGRMLLTPLPR
- a CDS encoding LLM class F420-dependent oxidoreductase, producing MATRLGLGLPQMRQYDLGKDVPDVARAAERTGYESLWVFERALFPEPATQGLYGIEGLPWPDTYRNVADPLVTLTLAAAATERALLGTSVLVAPLHVPFQLAKALASLDAASGGRVLAGFGTGWSLDEYAAASVRPFEERGRVLDELIEVCRAVWGPDPVVYDGRLTKIASAVVGPKPARPIPILLAASGPRARRRLVDHADGWLPVGMGADAVAAQWRELRELADERGRTEPIRTVLRINAQYQAKAYDGDGRRPFQGSVDQIVEDLAAHAEIGLDEILLDLQGSARDAEELKDIAAMVYEKARAAGI